In Sparus aurata chromosome 3, fSpaAur1.1, whole genome shotgun sequence, the following are encoded in one genomic region:
- the adnp2b gene encoding activity-dependent neuroprotector homeobox protein 2b — protein MYQLPVGNIEKIRKARKAVKNILSEIGLEDCQTFLQDLKQKKANEKSSDEKASDEKNTDEDEAFQETEWFDFTYGYNSRQQKKWPYRSRSLCCTMCKYSSQNIYNFRSHVSRCHAYVQSMCALASCSQCLFIGHPKVVKRHILFFHTKLGSTSLAPPRESALATHRGNERYQCRRCGFPTSSIFAMKKHIILKHLDSLAEQYIGYRLNLQGTTTVKIYCCKVCRVNTGNLDQMLHHMLVEPSHYSVSTQVQHMIYENKNYTIKSTPNGNGLFVTFPNIAPKPQQPQMFNSKSLVLPSNGQPTGTLLALQQLQGTTNSTTLICTPGTNQAFLPPQASALVQLASAEAKGLLQPGATISLRSALPQGPSMVQLPTVSNVSLKQAPVTLTPASAQPQQTQQAQQFLFPSGLQANMAAGPGAISKPNVVMQNASTNQMALQGTMLTSQSLLSHLIPTGNKMNGMPTYTFAPLQVAMPVSQSTSTPLKTVEQTSNTSPQTKKWITCPLCNELFPSNVFDMHTEVAHQTKSNTTKSESVAARAAFLKKMPDKTVKCLTCKILLSEKSVFQHLLHGLNCLYCSALFFSIKQLAEHVKHHNPSSKAYCDFLRQKYRVYSKGVGGILFPYFDVHTTAPKEVLGDTEVNLALVTNSLDLIFFKLQPSNQTEICPAPVKVNSSYCPFCNEKFQNESKHLEHLKQKHFVAPTIHAILKTEAFKCIYCNGVYTGKVTQQAVMLHIQRCRCSPKQPPPPKLTAPPPPPPPPPPPPQQPPKPAQQFSQPSGLYFLQVPQGMTVKQALAPARVVPAAPPAAPSETAAEMQSKKRLEAALKEVIEVNKREREQRAAMRKKREQEKLLPPPEPVVQSDPTVKLALEPTTVERRCGEERRDFISKYFNVNPYATKPETDELCRRLSLTKAELAAHFSKKRSKCMKSLKRNKAAILLGFSMMELSKVKHNLRIPEYQAADTAEQPSADSSEQMEGSEAGPEPMDESGTENIADGKQVGPME, from the exons ATGTATCAGCTCCCAGTTGGAAATATTGAGAAGATCCGAAAGGCACGCAAGGCAGTGAAAAACATCTTGAGTGAGATCGGCCTGGAAGACTGCCAAACATTTCTGCAG GATCTCAAGCAAAAAAAGGCAAACGAGAAAAGCTCGGACGAGAAAGCCTCagatgagaaaaacacagatgaagaCGAGGCCTTTCAGGAAACTGAGTGGTTCGATTTCACGTATGGATATAATAGCAGACAACAGAAAAAG TGGCCCTATCGATCTCGATCTCTATGCTGCACCATGTGCAAGTACTCCTCGCAAAACATCTACAACTTCAGGAGCCACGTCTCTCGCTGTCATGCCTATGTACAGTCAATGTGCGCACTGGCATCCTGCTCTCAGTGCCTCTTCATCGGCCACCCCAAGGTCGTCAAGAGGCACATACTGTTCTTCCACACCAAACTCGGCAGCACCAGTTTAGCACCCCCAAGGGAGAGTGCTCTCGCCACCCATCGTGGAAATGAGAGGTACCAGTGTCGAAGATGCGGATTTCCGACCTCTTCTATCTTTGCCATGAAGAAGCACATCATTCTCAAGCACCTGGACAGTTTGGCAGAGCAGTATATTGGTTACAGATTGAACCTTCAAGGCACCACAACTGTAAAGATCTACTGCTGCAAGGTTTGCCGGGTGAACACTGGAAACCTAGACCAGATGTTGCATCACATGCTGGTTGAGCCATCACACTATTCAGTCAGCACACAAGTGCAGCATATGATTTATGAGAACAAGAACTACACAATTAAATCAACACCCAATGGGAATGGCCTGTTTGTGACATTCCCGAATATTGCTCCGAAACCACAGCAACCTCAAATGTTCAACAGTAAGTCCTTGGTTTTGCCAAGTAATGGCCAACCTACTGGGACTTTGTTGGCATTACAGCAGTTGCAAGGAACTACAAACAGTACTACTCTCATCTGTACCCCTGGAACCAACCAAGCGTTCCTTCCCCCTCAGGCATCGGCACTAGTGCAGCTAGCTAGTGCTGAGGCTAAAGGTTTGCTCCAGCCTGGTGCTACGATATCCCTCCGAAGTGCTTTGCCCCAAGGACCATCCATGGTCCAGCTCCCCACAGTGTCAAATGTGTCTCTGAAACAGGCACCGGTGACATTAACTCCAGCTTCTGCTCAACCACAACAGACTCAACAAGCGCAGCAGTTTCTTTTTCCATCAGGACTGCAGGCCAACATGGCAGCTGGACCTGGAGCTATATCCAAGCCTAATGTGGTTATGCAAAATGCATCAACAAACCAAATGGCCCTGCAAGGTACAATGCTGACTTCCCAGTCTCTGTTGAGTCACCTGATCCCCACTGGCAACAAGATGAATGGCATGCCCACATACACTTTTGCACCACTGCAAGTAGCAATGCCCGTCTCTCAGAGCACAAGCACCCCTCTCAAGACTGTTGAGCAAACAAGTAACACCTCACCTCAAACTAAGAAATGGATTACCTGTCCTCTCTGCAATGAACTGTTTCCTTCAAATGTCTTTGACATGCACACAGAGGTCGCTCACCAGACAAAATCCAATACAACCAAGTCAGAAAGTGTGGCGGCACGagcagcatttttaaagaaaatgccTGATAAAACTGTCAAATGTCTAACGTGCAAAATTCTGCTATCAGAAAAAAGTGTCTTCCAGCACCTGCTGCATGGCCTGAACTGTTTGTACTGCTCAGCGTTGTTCTTTTCAATCAAACAGCTCGCTGAGCATGTGAAGCACCACAATCCCTCAAGCAAGGCATACTGTGACTTTTTGAGACAGAAGTACAGGGTCTACTCAAAAGGCGTTGGAGGAATCCTCTTCCCTTACTTCGATGTTCACACCACAGCACCGAAAGAGGTCTTAGGTGACACTGAGGTCAATCTGGCCCTCGTCACCAATTCCCTCGACCTGATTTTCTTTAAGTTGCAGCCCAGCAACCAGACAGAGATCTGCCCAGCCCCTGTGAAAGTCAACAGCTCCTACTGTCCTTTCTGCAATGAAAAGTTTCAGAATGAATCCAAACACCTCGAGcacctgaaacaaaaacactttgtagCACCCACCATTCACGCCATCCTCAAGACGGAGGCTTTCAAGTGCATATACTGTAATGGTGTGTACACGGGAAAGGTCACCCAGCAGGCGGTTATGCTCCACATCCAGCGATGCAGGTGTTCCCCGAAACAACCACCGCCCCCCAAACTTACagcaccaccaccgccaccgccaccaccaccgccaccgccacAGCAGCCACCAAAACCAGCTCAGCAGTTCAGTCAGCCATCCGGACTCTACTTTCTACAAGTGCCACAAGGGATGACCGTGAAACAAGCTTTAGCGCCGGCCCGTGTGGTTCCAGCTGCCCCCCCTGCCGCGCCTTCAGAAACGGCAGCAGAGATGCAGTCTAAGAAGAGGCTAGAAGCTGCACTGAAGGAGGTCATTGAGGTGAACAAACGTGAGCGAGAACAGCGGGCGGCCATGCGCAAGAAGCGAGAGCAGGAGAAGTTGCTGCCCCCACCGGAGCCTGTGGTGCAGAGCGACCCTACAGTGAAGCTGGCGTTGGAGCCCACCACGGTGGAACGCCGCTGCGGCGAGGAGCGCAGGGACTTCATTTCCAAATACTTTAACGTGAACCCCTACGCAACTAAACCCGAGACTGACGAACTGTGCAGGAGGCTGTCCCTCACCAAAGCAGAGCTGGCAGCCCACTTCAGCAAGAAGCGAAGTAAGTGCATGAAGAGTCTCAAGAGGAACAAGGCCGCCATCCTCCTCGGCTTCAGCATGATGGAACTGAGCAAAGTCAAGCACAATCTCCGCATCCCAGAGTATCAGGCGGCCGATACTGCGGAGCAGCCATCCGCTGATTCATCAGAGCAGATGGAAGGTAGTGAGGCTGGACCAGAACCGATGGATGAAAGTGGAACTGAGAACATTGCAGACGGAAAACAGGTGGGGCCGATGGAATGA